GTGTTGGCCTCAGctggaacatttaaatgtttctatttCCCTGATAATCATTGAATAAATCATGTCTTAATTTAAGTGGGTGATTTAGAAGAATGAATTGGATCAGCTGGCTTCAGGTTCCTCTGAGACTGGAGCTCATGATTTATTCAGATTGCTGTCAGGAACCACAGATCTTGGTGGAACTGAGGCTCACTCCTGTAAAACGCCGTGACTCCACAGTCGTCCTAATAACTGGTGGCATGTTGGTGGCGAGCGGTGCGCCGGAGGAGCGCCGTCCTCCGGCCTGCCGCCCGGTTTGATTCCTGTCCTGTGTCGCATGTGACCGTGCATGTTGCATGTGTGTTGTCCCTCCTTCCACACAGAGGACGTGAGCTGCGAGTTCGGCTCCTCAAAGTACTATGCCCTGTGTGGCTTTGGCGGCATCCTGAGCTGCGGCATCACGCACACTGCCGTGGTGCCCCTCGACCTGGTCAAGTGCCGCCTGCAGGTTTGTACGGACCCCCGCAGCGGTCCCCGGACCGCCGGCGCCGCTCACCACACCTCCTAACCTCCGGGTGGAGTCAGCCTCCTCCGCTCGGCTCCAGACAGGCTCAGAACCACACTAGACAGGTTTAGACACAAAACCACCTGGAATCTGGATTCAGAGTGGAGAAGAAGCTCCAAGTCAGGACTGTTAGAGCAGGATGAAGAAGTGAACCTCAGcagatttcacaataaaagcctgTCAGCAGCCTGAAccctccagcaggaagctgagCGGTCAGACGAGCGTTGAGCCGTGGATCCTGGTGGAGGGgaggtcctctggtcccggtcccACTCATGATCCCAGCCCGTCTCCTCCCCAGGTGGACCCCGATAAGTATAAGAGCATCGGTAACGGCTTCGCCGTGACGGTGAGGGAGGACGGCGTGCGCGGCCTGGCGAAGGGCTGGGCCCCCACCTTCATCGGCTACTCCATGCAGGGACTCTGCAAGTTCGGCTTCTATGAAGTGTTCAAGATCTTCTACAGCGACCTGCTGGGAGAGGTGAGTCCCCGGAGCCCGGTTCACCTGGACCCGGCCCGACCcgcgacccctgacccccggcCCGTCCCGTCCCCAGGAGAACACCTACCTGTGGAGGACGTCTCTGTACCTGGCGGCCTCGGCCAGCGCCGAGTTCTTCGCCGACGTGGCCCTGGCGCCCATGGAGGCCGTCAAGGTCCGCATCCAGACCCAGCCGGGCTACGCCAACACCCTGCGGCAGTGTGTGCCCAAGATGTTCGCCGAGGAGGGCATCTGGGCGTaagtgatacacacacacacacacacacacacacacacagacacgctccTTAGATCCACCTCTGGAGGGCGCTgcggctgcagctcctcacagcTTCCTGCTGGACGGTCGGAGGTGCTTGAGTCATTGGCGTGTGAGAGCAGTCCACctgcccccccggcccccgctGCAGCAGCACCCGGTCTGCAGGCCGGGACCCCCTGCTGCAGCCCGCCGGGGGGCGGACACctgggcggggcttcagctgGTCCTCCAGAGAAACGCCGCTCTGTGATTTGATCAAccaaactcctcctcctctgcagagctgctgttcctCAGAGGAACTTTTCGCTGCATGAATGAGCAGATATTTTaactgttgccatggaaacgttAACAGTCGGGACTGATGGTACAGTTCAGTGGtcatgaaccaggaagtgagggATGACCTTAAACTCCCCCCAAACCGCAGCCATTAAACAGCGGCTTGGTTCATCATGTCAGGCGTTTATATTGTTCATCACTGATTGGTGGAATCTCtgctaagccccgcctcctctggGTGAGGGTTCCAGCTCCATCTCTTGACCAGTGGCATGATGTGAACATCATTAAAGTAAAggtctggctccgccccctctacCAAAGTAGAAGCGTCTTCTAAATTCTCAggtaaaagttgttttttttagagaTTTAAATCAGACCTCGATGAATTTATTCTGCTCTTTTAGTGAACGTTctcctgaaacaggaagtcttttATTTTGGCGCTGTCCTCACTCCAAACTGTTCTGGAAACATTCCTGCCGTTTTGTCTGTTGGAAATTATCAGTCAGTTTGTATTCCTATGGGAGTCCTCCAGTGGAACCACTGATCAGTAGAATTCATCAATCTGCTGTGGAGAGAAATTTAACATTCATTAAGGAAAAGTAACAGAAACCGATTTTTTACTTTTCTAGAGATCAGATCTGGATTCTATCCTTCAGTCTCAAAATCAGAAGGTCTTTAAGTCTCTGCAGGAGTCCTTACCTGATGAAACGTTTGCTCATCCTGATCGCCCTGATTGATCCCTCTGATTGTGCTAATAAAAAATGAGGCATGAAATCTAATCGTCTCATTTACCaatcaacacacactcagaagagcTTTTCTGAAGAGAACACCTCTAAACCCTGAATGTCTCCACTCCAGAGGACAGGTTTATTTAAATCCAGCTAATAGGAGCCGTGTGAGTCCGCCTCGTTAAAAACCCTGCAGACGTTTCATCTTCACCGCATTTTGATCAGAGTGAGAGGAAACGTTGAAATGAAGTCTCCAAACCTGTTTATCAGGACATAAAACTGAACCTGTCTGCTGTCAGTATCAGTCATGTGGTAGAAACCATGTGTCCATCTGCGGTTACCATGGAGACCAGTCTTACTCCAgccctgtgattggctgtcagGGAGAACGTTGAGACAGTCAGGAAAGCTGAACACACCGACCCGTTCTGTCAGGGCCTGGCTCGGTggtgaagcgtgtgtgtgtgtgtgtgtgtgtccctgcaggTTCTATAAGGGCGTGGTTCCGCTGTGGATGAGGCAGATCCCCTACACCATGATGAAGTTCGCCTGCTTCGAGCGGACCGTGGAGATGCTCTACAAGTACGTCGTCCCCAAGCCGCGCAGCGACTGCAGCAAGTCGGAGCAGTTGGTGGTCACCTTTGTGGCCGGATACATCGGTGAGTAGAGGGCGGGGGCCCGCAGCCACCCCGTGacccgctgacctctgacctctgacctctgggcGCTCCGTCTGCAGCCGGAGTCTTCTGCGCCATCGTGTCTCACCCCGCTGACTCGGTGGTGTCGGTGCTGAACAAGGAGAAGGGCAGCACGGCGGTGCAGGTCCTGAAGAGGCTGGGACCCCGAggtgagggacacacacacacacacacacacacacacacacacacacacacacacacacacacagacacgctccTTAGATCCACCTCTGGAgggcgctgcagctgcagctcctcacagcTTCCTGCTGGACGGTCGGAGGTGCTTGAGTCATTGGCGTGTGAGAGCAGTCCACctgcccccccggcccccgctGCAGCAGCACCCGGTCTGCAGGCCGGGACCCCCTGCTGCAGCCCGCCGGGGGGCGGACAGCCTGTCCTGATGGCTCTGCTGCACTGAacggggtgtgtgtggggggtctGACCGTGTCCCGTGTCCCCCCAGGAGTGTGGAAGGGCCTGGTGGCTCGTATCATCATGATCGGCACCCTGACGGCTCTGCAGTGGTTCATCTACGACTCGGTCAAGGTGTACTTCCgcctgccccgcccccctccccccgagATGCCCGAgtccctgaagaagaagctgggCCTGACGGAGTAACGCGTCCCCACCGCAGTCGTTTTCTATATTTATGTCCCGAGCCGCCGCCCCGCTGTCCGGGTGGAGCTCCTGGCCGGGCGGAGCCGGGCGCAGCAGTCCTGTAGAAACACCATTCCTCTGACTTCTGACTACTCCCTCACCTCTATAATAAAGATGTTTCCCTGGAAGCCGCTGTGTGCACAGccctgcagtctctctctctctctctctctctcacacacacacacacacacacacacgcgcagtcttgtatttctatccttgtggggaccgttcattgactcccattcatgtctagccctaaccctgacccttaccctaaccctaacccacaccacaacaaagcctaaccctaaagaaatgtttttgcacttttacttttttcagtaacaacaacatggtcaagaaaacactgtttctcctacttaggaccggaaaaaggtccccacaaggcacgtcgttccacgttttgctatccttgtggggacatttggccccaacaaggatagaaatacaagaacacacacacacacacacctctattgTGAAGGTTCAGCTATTGGACCTGCGCCTCCCTCAgtgaccagcaggtggaggcagcGGACGTTGTGAACATCAGGGTTTGATCAGGTGGAGACAGAACGGTTCTTCAGATAGAAACAGTAAATCCTTCAATAAAGAACCAGAGGGGCTCTGTTATGAGGAGAACAGGGTTCCTCCGTTACTTCTGGTCTCGACTGAAGCGTCTGGGAACCAGagaagagcagctgagagcaggCAGGCAGAACAACAGCCTGGTTTTTCTGGATCAAAGAGTTAAATTCATTTTAACTCCTGAATATAAATCAACCAAACCACGTTTCAATTCCCTTCAACCTTCTGAGTTAAAAGTGTCATCCAACATTTAATAATGCAAACCGCGCGGCGCAGGAGAGTGACGTCACTGGCTCTTCTGACCTCGGATTCCTCGTGGTCCACACTGCTCACGTGCctgctggcggccatcttgcagCGGGACCACGCTTCCACAGCACAGTGAGGAATGATAGGTTTCAGCATAAAAGTGATCATAAATCCATCAATTTTCAACTTATGACtatcagacatggaggacacacagacataaacagaacTCAAACTGTCCAGGATAATTGAGGTTTTTATTGAAAGAATTGGTTGAAGGATGTATATTGTCCTTGATTGTTAACATGATTGTATGATTCTGATCATCATATTGCAatgatatatttattttatttataagcaatgttatatttaaattttataatcactattatgattattattgctattataTCTCAATCTTCACAGTATTGCTGCTTCCATATTAGTtatattttgattcatactgagtttcaacatgataaataccataaacagTAAAGGATGCATCTGTCTTATTAAAACCATCTGATATCTACAAACTACTATAAACTACTACCACTATAAAATCCTGGTTTATTGGTGATGTTTAGTTCTGCCATGGTGTCCAGCGTCAGTGTCTCTCATCAACATTCagtctgatcttcctccagtcttcttcCCAGCATCTTATTTTGGTCAGGTTTAACATCCACTGAAGTCAGTctcctctggaaaaaaaaaaagctgcaattttTGCAATTTTAACCCAAAGAAAACCTaagacagagaaaataaaatatcttaaagttcaaaatgtatcagaatgaataatgtgatgatttcatgtcagctttgagaACTGCTCCACCTCGGTAAGATGGCGGCGCTTCAGGCACGAATCTCCACCCTCAGCGAGGCGTCTGTGCATTATATATGTGCagcaccaccagggggcgctgctcctccaccagggGTTGTTGATCagaggggaggacaggggagctgctgtgtctctgGGGTAAAGGGTCAGAGCAGTTCCTCCTGCCAGGCTGCAGGTCAGATGATGGTGTTGCAGCTACACACTCCTCATGTCTGAACTCTTCGATCATCAGGAAATCCTCTGAACTCAGTTCAGTTGTTAACCTTCAACAggctgtggctgcagagaggaaacagcaaACAAGCCCctatttagtgtgtgtgtgtgtgtgtgtgtgtgtgtgtgtgtgtgtgtgtgtacacgtttGTTTTAttccactgttttcatttttcatgcatCTCTTCATCTGTTATCTCAGCACTCTG
The sequence above is drawn from the Salarias fasciatus chromosome 17, fSalaFa1.1, whole genome shotgun sequence genome and encodes:
- the slc25a3a gene encoding solute carrier family 25 member 3a isoform X1 codes for the protein MYLPRGHPASPIRRQQRSGAAILRLRESRTVAMYPTALTQLARANPFSAPLFSLQKVEEPQHSLHGQKPRRLAAAATADEDVSCEFGSSKYYALCGFGGILSCGITHTAVVPLDLVKCRLQVDPDKYKSIGNGFAVTVREDGVRGLAKGWAPTFIGYSMQGLCKFGFYEVFKIFYSDLLGEENTYLWRTSLYLAASASAEFFADVALAPMEAVKVRIQTQPGYANTLRQCVPKMFAEEGIWAFYKGVVPLWMRQIPYTMMKFACFERTVEMLYKYVVPKPRSDCSKSEQLVVTFVAGYIAGVFCAIVSHPADSVVSVLNKEKGSTAVQVLKRLGPRGVWKGLVARIIMIGTLTALQWFIYDSVKVYFRLPRPPPPEMPESLKKKLGLTE
- the slc25a3a gene encoding solute carrier family 25 member 3a isoform X2 → MYLPRGHPASPIRRQQRSGAAILRLRESRTVAMYPTALTQLARANPFSAPLFSLQKVEEPQHSLHGQKPRRLAAAATADEGDSCEFGSQKYFVLCGFGGILSCGTTHTAVVPLDLVKCRLQVDPDKYKSIGNGFAVTVREDGVRGLAKGWAPTFIGYSMQGLCKFGFYEVFKIFYSDLLGEENTYLWRTSLYLAASASAEFFADVALAPMEAVKVRIQTQPGYANTLRQCVPKMFAEEGIWAFYKGVVPLWMRQIPYTMMKFACFERTVEMLYKYVVPKPRSDCSKSEQLVVTFVAGYIAGVFCAIVSHPADSVVSVLNKEKGSTAVQVLKRLGPRGVWKGLVARIIMIGTLTALQWFIYDSVKVYFRLPRPPPPEMPESLKKKLGLTE